The [Clostridium] scindens ATCC 35704 nucleotide sequence TGGCTGCCCATGGAAGGAAATATTTCTCGAGATTGAAGACACGCCTCTTGGGTCAGCCTCTATTGCACAGGTGCACAAAGCCGTACTGGGCAATGGATGCAAAGTGGTGGTGAAGGTTCAGCGAAAGGGAATCTATGAGACGATGGCAAGGGATATCAGCCTCCTCCACAAAGCAGTAAAGCTTCTGCCGCCGGTCAGCCTCAAAGGCGTAGTGGATCTGGACATGGTTCTGGACGAACTGTGGGCGGTGACGCGCGAGGAGATGAATTTCCTGACAGAAGCAGCAAATATGGAAGAGTTTGCCCGTAGAAATGAAGGAATTGCCTACATCGGCACCCCTGTGCTCTATCAGGAGTATACTACGCTCCACGTGCTGGTCATGGAGTATATTGAAGGATATAGGCTGGATGAAAATGAAGCGCTTATCGATGATGGATATGATTTGAAAGAGATTGGCAGCAAGCTGATAGACAATTATATCAAGCAGGTGATGGAAGATGGGTTCTTCCATGCGGATCCTCATTCGGGCAACGTTAAGATACGGGATGGGAAGATCATCTGGATTGACATGGGCATGATGGGGCGCCTCACCGAGCGAGACCGCGAACTGATTGGAAATGCGGTGCAGGGAATCGCGTTAAATGATATCGGGATGATACAAGAAGCGGTGCTCGCACTGGGAGAATTCAAAGAGAAGCCGGATCAGAACAGGCTATATAAGGATATTGACGGCCTACTTCTTAAGTATGGCAACGTTGATATGGGAAAGATTAACGTGGCAGAGGTCATGATGGATCTCATGGACGTCATGAAGGAAAATAAGATTGCCATGCCCCATGGCCTGACGATGCTTGCCAGAGGCCTGACGCATATGGAAGGTGTTCTTGCAAGCCTGTCGCCGGATATCAATATGGTGGAGATTGCTTCCGCTCATATGGCTGGCGAAGTCTTAAGGAATAAGGACTGGAAGAAGGAAGCAAAGGCTGGAGGAAAGAGCCTCTATCGGTCATTGAAGAAGGCCTTGGATATTCCGGCGCTGACGGCGGATATCATGCATGGCTACTTAAAAGGACAGACAAGGATCAATCTGGATCTGCATGCGGCGGATGATCTGGCCTTGCTTCTTAGGCGTCTGGTCCGCAATATCGTGATGGGGCTATGG carries:
- a CDS encoding ABC1 kinase family protein codes for the protein MSKKESGEYGARLREMTSVLHKHGITRGVTPEKLRMILEDLGPTFIKLGQIMSMHSDILPKRYCDELMRLQSEVTPMPFEEVTEVIEGAYGCPWKEIFLEIEDTPLGSASIAQVHKAVLGNGCKVVVKVQRKGIYETMARDISLLHKAVKLLPPVSLKGVVDLDMVLDELWAVTREEMNFLTEAANMEEFARRNEGIAYIGTPVLYQEYTTLHVLVMEYIEGYRLDENEALIDDGYDLKEIGSKLIDNYIKQVMEDGFFHADPHSGNVKIRDGKIIWIDMGMMGRLTERDRELIGNAVQGIALNDIGMIQEAVLALGEFKEKPDQNRLYKDIDGLLLKYGNVDMGKINVAEVMMDLMDVMKENKIAMPHGLTMLARGLTHMEGVLASLSPDINMVEIASAHMAGEVLRNKDWKKEAKAGGKSLYRSLKKALDIPALTADIMHGYLKGQTRINLDLHAADDLALLLRRLVRNIVMGLWVMALLISSSIICTTDMSPKIWGIPALGAFGYLMAFGIVVYVFIKHIFSKK